GCCCGAGCCACGCTTTCGAGACAGGCGGGCAGGTTGGCCTCTTCGTTTTTGGCCGGAATGAGCACGGAAACGGGAACCGTGTTGCTGGTGATTTGTTGCGGATGAATGGTCATGCTGAAGGGGGGTGAGACAGCAGCGGATGGCGGAGACAGGGGGAATTTAGCGAAAAACGAAGCCGAATCGAGCGAATTTTAGGAGTGATTGGGAACGGGAACATCGACGATGATCACGGGGCCAAGCCTATAATGCCTGACGACCCATGAGGGTGCGAAGAATGGCCCACAGGTAGCCCAACTGACCATAGGCATAGACCAGGTTGTCGAAACGAATGGCAGGATCCCGCCAGTGGCGGAGGGCTTTCCAGAGGCCCCGCAGGAACCGATCGCCCGCCAAGCCAAACTGACGCAAACCCGCCCGCCCGGCCAGTTGTTCGCGATAGCACTCGCTGATTCCTTGCCACCAGGCGCGATTTAAAAACCACCGGGGACTCAATCGCTCTGGGGCAACGTTGTGGGCGGCGTGGGCGGCGGGAATGTAGCCCACTTGCCAGTTCAGCTCGATCGCCCGTTCGGTCATCATTAGTTCTTCGTTCGACAGCAGTTTTTTCCCCACGCGCCCTAGGCTGGGGTCAAAACCGCCCACCCGATCGAGAAAAGACCGACGAATTGCATAATTCAAGCCGCGCGGTGTTTGTCCCGGATTGTGAATGATGATCGGCTGGTCGCCCAAATCATAGGCTCCCAAGGGTTCAGTCATGCCATCGGAAAGCCAGCGCGGGCGCGATCGCCCCGGGGGCCACAGCAGGGTAACGCGCCCCCCGGCAATGGCCAGGCGATCGTTTTGGGCAAATGCTTCGTAGAGCATCCGCAACCATTGGGGGCTGGCCTCTGCGTCGTCGTCCAAATAGGCGAGCAAATGACTGCGGGCGGCTTTGGCTCCGGCATTGCGGGCCACAGACAAGCCTGTGATCGATTCGTAAACGTAGCGCAAGCGGGGGTGAATCAGGCGTGCTTCCACCACTTCCCGCGTGCGATCGGTGGAAGCATTGTCCACCACCACAATTTCGTAGGGGAGCGTTGCACCGCAATCTTGGCTCAGCAGACTATCGATCGCCCCGCCCAGATATTCCGCTCGATTGTGGGTGCAAATGATCGCAGAAATTAAGGGTTCCCGCGCGTTGGTTTCTGGGCCTGGGAACTCGGAAGTTTGGGCGTTTGGAGTGGGTGAGTCTGGTGTTGCTGAGTTTGGAGTTTGGCTGGCTGGAGTTTGGTTAGCTGGAGTTGGAGTTTCTGAAGCTGGCGACTCAGTGGGGAGAGGTTCCGGGGATAAAGCGCCCATAGCACA
The Limnothrix sp. FACHB-406 genome window above contains:
- a CDS encoding glycosyltransferase family 2 protein; its protein translation is MGALSPEPLPTESPASETPTPANQTPASQTPNSATPDSPTPNAQTSEFPGPETNAREPLISAIICTHNRAEYLGGAIDSLLSQDCGATLPYEIVVVDNASTDRTREVVEARLIHPRLRYVYESITGLSVARNAGAKAARSHLLAYLDDDAEASPQWLRMLYEAFAQNDRLAIAGGRVTLLWPPGRSRPRWLSDGMTEPLGAYDLGDQPIIIHNPGQTPRGLNYAIRRSFLDRVGGFDPSLGRVGKKLLSNEELMMTERAIELNWQVGYIPAAHAAHNVAPERLSPRWFLNRAWWQGISECYREQLAGRAGLRQFGLAGDRFLRGLWKALRHWRDPAIRFDNLVYAYGQLGYLWAILRTLMGRQAL